One Eurosta solidaginis isolate ZX-2024a chromosome 5, ASM4086904v1, whole genome shotgun sequence DNA segment encodes these proteins:
- the LOC137253692 gene encoding uncharacterized protein, with protein sequence MVHSSRSVSKEDVSSLHIDSGISLSSPPAVGAECHDAEETLLTTKQKQTQRRFSIEKATKRARKSKTAAADATPRTKKQKVCNSANSANDESDSAVKEVDTVIVNLDSAAVEINSAYTAEQLANAEVDFEHESATNSAVTVIIVNPAAVESFSSKQLEDLQVQLPYAETVAIIDPIQIVDNSAIITTAISEQSISCADSAFSETEVTQSAIDSADITNAVLDTVSLTVPTALSLDVKRLRKSYVCHVCNKEFRGNNDLRRHLLIHSDERPYKCEQCGKCYRQAVNLRNHITAAHEGQRQFTCPQCPKMFALKERLRLHMRLHSGEKPYACTMCEKRFARGGQLQQHIISHHKGSTKQHVCDKCCTAFSTPSNLRAHMDHYCEICKEHFPNEPALRAHINELHYKLGQFDCEICKKTIEDDNLAKHMKAHTNVKTHVCEVCNLYFMQKSQYNVHMRMHTGERPYQCKICWQTYAHSSVLKLHIRKHTGEKPFQCLICEDVVAFSQLAHLKTHMKKIHRQINPYMCEGCQQFFKVKVELQAHMRQCDRCDVDVEQQNSKNNDMQTLSHLRFLMALLLKKISSQQKLKQLGYEKRLIDNVVVASLKLANRKACEDQELPAIERMRQNVEEFLNWIVPAKAMETFREEQQSVENILDTIVTMYMKHK encoded by the exons ATGGTACATAGTAGTCGTTCTGTCTCCAAAGAGGATGTCTCATCGCTGCACATTGATAGTGGAATTTCGCTCTCCTCGCCACCTGCTGTTGGCGCAGAGTGCCATGACGCCGAGGAAACATTACTAACTACAAAGCAGAAGCAGACGCAACGTCGTTTTAGTATTGAAAAGGCAACAAAACGCGCGCGAAAAAGTAAAACAGCAGCTGCCGATGCTACGCCAAGGACGAAAAAACAGAAGGTTTGCAATTCCGCAAATTCAGCGAATGACGAGAGCGATTCAGCTGTCAAGGAGGTAGATACAGTTATCGTAAATCTCGATTCAGCAGCAGTCGAAATCAATTCAGCATATACAGCAGAGCAACTGGCGAACGCAGAAGTAGACTTTGAGCATGAATCAGCAACGAATTCTGCTGTAACGGTAATAATAGTTAATCCAGCTGCGGTCGAATCATTTTCATCGAAACAATTGGAAGATTTACAAGTACAGTTACCGTATGCTGAAACAGTGGCGATAATTGATCCCATACAAATAGTAGACAATTCAGCAATTATTACAACAGCTATCTCTGAACAATCAATTTCATGCGCTGATTCAGCATTCTCTGAAACAGAAGTTACGCAATCTGCTATCGATTCAGCGGATATAACAAACGCGGTTTTAGACACAGTGTCACTCACTGTACCAACAGCCTTATCCTTGGATGTCAAACGTTTGCGTAAATCTTATGTTTGTCATGTCTGTAATAAGGAATTTCGTGGTAATAATGATTTGAGACGTCACCTGCTCATACACTCTGACGAGCGTCCCTACAAATGTGAGCAATGCGGTAAATGCTATCGTCAAGCGGTTAATCTAAGGAATCACATCACAGCCGCACATGAAGGTCAACGTCAATTCACCTGTCCGCAATGCCcgaaaatgtttgctttgaaAGAGCGTTTGCGGTTACATATGCGTTTGCATTCAGGCGAGAAGCCCTACGCGTGCACAATGTGTGAGAAACGTTTTGCTCGCGGCGGTCAG CTACAACAACACATTATAAGCCATCATAAGGGTAGCACTAAACAGCATGTTTGTGATAAATGTTGTACCGCATTTTCAACACCCTCCAATTTGCGCGCTCACATGGATCACTATTGCGAAATATGCAAAGAACATTTCCCAAATGAGCCAGCGCTCAGAGCTCACATCAACGAATTACATTACAAGTTGGGTCAATTTGATTGTGAGATTTGTAAGAAGACTATAGAAGATGATAATTTGGCCAAGCACATGAAGGCGCACACGAATGTGAAGACGCACGTTTGTGAAGTGTGTAATTTGTATTTTATGCAGAAATCGCAATATAATGTTCATATGCGCATGCACACTGGCGAGCGGCCGTATCAATGTAAA ATTTGCTGGCAAACTTATGCTCATTCGAGCGTACTCAAGCTGCATATACGCAAGCACACTGGTGAGAAACCATTCCAATGTTTGATTTGCGAGGACGTGGTCGCCTTCTCACAATTGGCACATCTCAAGACTCACATGAAGAAAATTCATAGACAAATCAACCCCTATATGTGTGAAGGCTGTCAACAATTcttcaaagttaaagttgagcTTCAAGCGCATATGCGTCAATGTGACAGATGCGATGTTGATGTCGAGcaacaaaattccaaaaataatGATATGCAAACCCTATCACATTTACGTTTTCTTATGGCTTTATTGCTAAAAAAGATCTCATCGCAGCAAAAGTTGAAACAATTAGGTTACGAGAAGCGTTTGATTGATAATGTGGTAGTGGCATCACTTAAGTTGGCAAATCGCAAAGCATGCGAAGATCAGGAGCTACCAGCCATCGAACGCATGCGTCAAAATGTGGAGGAGTTTCTCAATTGGATTGTGCCGGCTAAAGCTATGGAGACATTCCGCGAGGAGCAACAGTCGGTCGAGAATATTTTGGATACAATTGTTACTATGTATATGAAGCATAAATGA